The following are encoded in a window of candidate division KSB1 bacterium genomic DNA:
- a CDS encoding ATP-grasp domain-containing protein, which translates to LYFDELSFETIFDIYEKEHPLGIVISMGGQVPNNLAVKFQRHGLKILGTSAENIDRAEDRHKFSSLLDALEIDQPEWKELLKLKDAKKFANEVQYPVLVRPSYVLSGAAMGVASTDEELTTFLEKAVEISSECPVVISKFLENAKEIEFDAVAMNGEVIVNAISEHVENAGVHSGDATLVLPPQRTYLETIRKIRNISSKIAQALQITGPFNIQFIAKGNYVKVIECNLRASRSFPFVSKVCKINFIEIATKALMGQAVETPVNSFMDLNYVGVKAPQFSFTRLLGADPTLGVEMASTGEVGCLGDDFEEAFLKALISVGFKFPLKNILISTGPLENKAEFISSAKLLKELGVQIYATRGTSRFMKQYGIDAEILNWPLEKKSPNVLELLSNGGVDLVINIPKNFQEKELTNDYIIRRKAVDFGIPLITNLQLARRLVEAVARKAPNELHITSWNEY; encoded by the coding sequence GCTCTATTTCGATGAACTGAGCTTTGAGACTATTTTTGATATTTATGAAAAAGAACACCCGCTGGGAATTGTGATTTCTATGGGGGGACAAGTTCCCAACAATTTGGCGGTCAAGTTTCAGCGGCACGGCTTGAAGATTTTAGGAACCTCCGCCGAGAATATCGACCGAGCTGAAGATCGCCATAAGTTTTCCTCTCTGTTAGACGCCCTTGAGATCGATCAACCCGAATGGAAAGAGTTGCTCAAGCTTAAAGATGCGAAGAAGTTTGCCAACGAAGTTCAATACCCTGTTTTAGTACGACCCTCTTATGTATTGAGTGGCGCCGCGATGGGAGTTGCTTCAACGGATGAAGAGCTAACGACCTTTTTAGAGAAAGCTGTGGAAATATCAAGCGAATGCCCGGTGGTGATCAGTAAGTTTTTGGAAAATGCTAAGGAAATCGAATTCGATGCTGTGGCTATGAACGGCGAAGTCATTGTAAATGCGATCTCCGAGCACGTCGAAAATGCCGGCGTGCACTCCGGAGACGCCACGTTGGTTTTGCCGCCGCAGAGAACTTACCTTGAAACGATTCGCAAAATAAGAAATATTTCAAGTAAAATTGCGCAGGCACTGCAAATCACCGGACCGTTTAATATTCAATTCATTGCCAAGGGCAATTATGTTAAAGTTATTGAATGCAATTTACGCGCCTCCAGAAGTTTTCCTTTCGTTTCCAAAGTTTGTAAAATCAATTTTATCGAGATTGCCACAAAAGCGCTGATGGGACAAGCTGTTGAAACGCCTGTTAATTCTTTTATGGACCTCAACTACGTTGGCGTCAAAGCGCCGCAGTTCTCTTTCACACGCCTGCTTGGCGCCGATCCGACTTTGGGCGTCGAAATGGCCTCCACCGGTGAAGTCGGATGTCTCGGCGATGATTTCGAAGAGGCGTTTCTAAAGGCGCTCATTTCAGTTGGCTTTAAATTCCCATTGAAAAACATCTTGATTTCTACCGGTCCCCTGGAAAATAAAGCTGAATTCATCTCAAGCGCTAAATTGCTTAAAGAGCTGGGCGTACAAATTTATGCAACTCGAGGCACATCAAGGTTCATGAAGCAGTATGGAATTGACGCTGAGATTCTGAATTGGCCTTTGGAGAAAAAGAGCCCGAATGTTTTAGAGCTTTTAAGTAACGGAGGTGTTGATTTGGTCATTAATATCCCCAAGAATTTTCAGGAAAAGGAGTTGACAAATGACTACATCATCCGCAGAAAAGCGGTCGATTTTGGCATTCCATTGATCACCAATCTTCAACTTGCACGGAGACTTGTCGAAGCGGTTGCAAGAAAAGCGCCTAACGAATTGCACATAACAAGTTGGAATGAGTATTAA